One region of Caldibacillus debilis DSM 16016 genomic DNA includes:
- a CDS encoding YvrJ family protein: protein MADWLPLISDFGFPAAVTLFLLYRIEAKLDQVIRSIETMAAKMEKP, encoded by the coding sequence ATGGCCGACTGGCTGCCCTTGATCAGCGATTTCGGCTTTCCCGCGGCCGTGACGCTGTTTTTGCTTTACCGGATCGAAGCGAAACTGGACCAGGTGATCCGATCCATCGAAACGATGGCTGCCAAAATGGAAAAGCCGTGA
- a CDS encoding DUF2922 domain-containing protein encodes MAKTLMLYFLTGSGKTVNLSVNDPKEPLNGDEIKSAMEQIIAADVFEAKGESLAAVKEARLVDRNVEIFPMS; translated from the coding sequence ATGGCGAAAACATTGATGCTGTATTTTTTGACCGGGTCGGGAAAAACGGTGAACCTGTCCGTCAATGACCCGAAGGAACCCCTGAACGGCGACGAAATCAAAAGCGCCATGGAGCAAATCATAGCCGCGGACGTTTTTGAAGCGAAGGGGGAATCCCTGGCTGCCGTAAAAGAGGCCCGGCTCGTCGACCGGAACGTGGAAATTTTCCCGATGTCGTAA
- a CDS encoding DUF1657 domain-containing protein — MTVGTKIAQTIANCESVLANLHSFTLDTQDQNVKQMFKNLAQQQQMILESLKSRQAYIESEEPQYKQ, encoded by the coding sequence ATGACTGTCGGCACAAAAATCGCCCAAACCATCGCCAACTGTGAATCCGTGCTTGCCAACCTTCATTCCTTTACCCTTGACACCCAGGATCAAAACGTAAAACAGATGTTTAAAAACCTGGCCCAACAGCAGCAAATGATCCTCGAAAGTTTAAAATCCCGGCAAGCCTATATCGAAAGCGAAGAACCCCAATATAAACAATAG